ATGGAGGTGGACAGGACATATGATCAGAGGCAAAGAGAAATGGAGCAAGAGAATTATATGGTGGTTCCTGAAAGATAGAAAAAGAAAACAAGCACCACCAAAAATGAGATGGGAAGACGAAATTGTAAAATTCGCAGGGAGACAGTGGACTAGACTAGCGAGAGACAGGAAAAAATGGAAAGGGATGGAAGAGGCCTTTGCCAAACGGCATACAGACCAAACCGATGTTGTCTGAAACAGTAATaagttaaattttatattttgatatattaagtacaataatatgtaaacTCTTAAACTGTAAAATTTGTCTGAATAAAAggcttatattattattatttgtatgtctttcccatcacggaacaatggtgttccggacctttgggaggcgtgcgcggagccgaagccaacacgtagaggcccttttgacactttaatgaaatgtaaggggtacaccgagcggaggctgcccttgcccgtgtcatgggacgcacgcagaggcagcacccgccagggtgtaaggactattgagagttgatggaatctaaaatgaactaggttattgggtgaaagcgatggactaagaactgagctatggggtaaaaaaccggacgcctgcctaataaaacggtatgcaattttatttccggcagacggtgactcgccctcacaagatgggcccccacaaaaagcgacatctaggatggctcaagggcaacaccggtgtgagcggctcaggggtgtcgagaggtgtgcgccgctttctacccagtggctgttaacagccactgtgccaactcgcgtcttatacatatttcacttccacccctggagcttatagctctaacgactccactctggccggccggctaaggcaagccagaggcagagaatcctgtcccacccaccctccttgcgggtaacagaactctccaggagcactcgggtacgtgaggtcgctaatccccaacagctcgccacaagctgccctgcgttgttattattatataactttCTTCATAATTTCCATTAAGACTATAATTCGAGCCCACCCAGGTATCGCTAGGGCGATGAGGTTGAAGCGGACTTGCGCGATTTTCAAGCCGATAACTGGCGGGAGATTGCGCAGGATCGAGATAACTGGCGTTTactcgtgtcggaggccaagactaattttgggtcgctgcgccattaCATACTACTATTAGTAGtagtataatttaaagatttgTACAAGGGACGTTAAACACCTTACTTTAGTAGAGTTAGCTCATATCAGGTGAACTTTTTTCACTCCGCCAGCCAAAGCCGAAAGCTGAGCTCaactataaatataaactttattgaAAAGGGTGGATAGTGTTGGATGAATCTCCATGTATCTCTAGACACATGGAAAGCTGGAGTGGAACTGCAACGGTGGAACCATTGGGCGTAAAATAAATTAAGCCTTATCAGCCTGGTAGTTCAAAAATACAATCAAATCATACTCATTGAAAATAATGAAACACATCACACTGCCATCATAAATAATCATAATGGTTAAGAACAACAATCATTCAGAAATCATTGCCATCTATTTACCGTGTATTAGAGTACAAAACAGCAGTGTTACCTTCAGGGTCGCTCCACAGCAGGTCGCACATGGGCCCGTCGTGGGGTACCTCCTGCTTGCGGTCGATGGTGCGGATCTGGTCCAGCGTCTGTATGGACGGACTCAGCCCGCCGTGCACGCAGAATATCCGCCCGTCTATGATGGCCGAGAGTGATAGGTAGTCAAATATCTCTGTGCAGTACCTGAAATTTATAATCATTTTAAGTGCTACACAAATATGGTTATATTGTTAGGATTGTTGTAccagtttttttaattaggtacattaaCTTTGAACTGAACTGGAATTTATTGCTTTGTTtcaaagtttattttattaagttcaCTTGATCGAAAATTGAACCAAACCGTACCACAGATTGTTGTGGACCCAGGTAAGGCTCAATTTTTGGTAGACATGTGTCGTTCACgagtgagtgatttaaatgaactGTATCATTTGACTGAACTCactcactcttcaactcagtGCAGATTCAACTCGCTCATTAACTCATCGCATCTATCTCAGTGTTCCTTGCtcgctctttcccactcatgattcGAATGAGCCGGCAGAGCGTGACGAGCGAGTGAGCGAGTGAGATGATGCGATTAGGTTTCGGAGCAGTCCGGAAGAATTCGGAGGGTGTCGGGAAAACATGGCGGGATCGTATCGCGCGATTCTCCATCTTAGTCGCACTTATGGCTGTATGTATCTGATTGATTGATATCTCTCTCTACTCTCTCGTGAACAATGTAGCTTTCAGATCcactgagcgaaatgaacgaaatgagtgatacatatcaccgcgagccaggggcgtatttaccctagggccatccgggccatggcccggggcgccaacctccaggggcggcatatgccaacccccaggggcggcatgccggattgcattttgtttttcttccttgacttctgggccggcaaaacgtattggcccggggcgccaaatttcaaaatacgcccctgccgcgagcgaaagatatgaatcaatTTTTTCAACTCGGTGAAGCGTTTTGCGCATCTCTAATTTTTGGTATGTGGGCTCTGGTTGTTAGTTGATGCGCGGGTTGAActaccaagtgcgggtagttaaCAAAAATGCCGTGCCGCTCTATATGTataagatgttgatgtcaataTTGTCAACTTTAGCCAAAATTTCTCCATGACGGGAACaatgccgtcctcgaaacgtcagaGTAATTTAAAAGTATAGGCGATTAAGATCCGTTAGTAAATAACAATGCACAATGtgagaaaataaattaatatcagtgttaaaaaaaagtttgaatgtaAACTAACATAAAGATTTTGGTAACAAATATAAAATCGCTTACCTCCAAACTGTAATAGATCCATATTTCCGCAAACATTCATCATAGAACCCATACACCTGTGTGATCTGTCTGGACTCATGGTTCCCTCTGATAAGTGTGATGCGGTCAGGATATCTCACCTAcacataaaaatatcaatattaaaaaaaaaaacgtagctTACAAAGATTTCGCATGCTGCTAtcttaaaaaaatcaaaagtatAGTTTCATAGCGACCAATATAACTATgatagataattgatttgaaattATACTTCTCTATAATGATAGCTGAGGAGTGCCAGCTTGTTTTTCACATAACGTTATGTTCAAGATCAGTGGAAAGGGAGCTCATCTGTTGATTTACAATGTAAACAATAAAACTGCCTATTAATATTACAATTAGCAAGACTTGGAAGAAGGGGTATATTTCCATGGGTCAAGGGGATGTAGAAAATAACAGTTCTCTACAAAACAAGAATCAGTTTTGTAAtatcctcgtaagacccagcATATAAAGATTAtaaagttttcatatttttaatttgaaccttattctagaagtaaattggaacgaatttcgttcgttttaaaaagcaatgaaacaaaagaaatgctactttatttggttcatgaaaggttcaaattagattgcacgattATGTACATCGTAATGTACATTTAGTTTAAGGAGATTATGACAACTTTTACCTCCTTAAAACTGTGTCTTGGTATTGATAGAGATAGATATAGTGCCTGTATGAGTAACAACATTTGAGCTTTTCAACAGTTTTGACCAGTACAGTTACTAATTACTAACCATATCCAACACCAATGCACtttaatgtataaaaaataacagTTCTACAACAAAATATTAGTCCTTACCTTCAGTGCTAGTAATAGTAAGAAAGTTTCAACAGAGTAAAACCCTCTGTCCACAAAGTCCCCCATAAAAAGATAATTGGTCTCTGGAACATCTCCTCCTACTTTAAATAATTCTTTCAGGTCATAAAACTGACCATGAATGTCTCCACACacctgtaataaaaaataaaaattacggtaattcaccagtaactggccggttttagccaccaaatgaattatattcacctataaacagagttcattttagtataaggtttcaataactggccagccttcaataactagccgccttatactaaaattaattctgtttataggtgaatagaattcatttttagtttagggcggccagttactaaaaccggccagttactggcgaattaatTACCGTAACTAACGGTAATTACCGTAACTGGGAGACACAGTTGACAAAGGATCtgcttattaaataaatactgggTGATTATGGGCTGATCTGTACTGAACATTCATTTCCAGGGGCAGCCagaaaatcgcaaaaaaaattcACTAGTGTCTGACTAACCCAGCTTTGCAGCGGCTGGAATTGAATAAAGTTAGGCGGTGTCATTATAAATGCCATATCTTAACCTCGTAAGGCCCatcatacagtcagcagcaatagtcgCTAAGCGGGccacatgttcaaaatgatcttgacgcgactttattgttaaaagaataagagcgtgtcaaggtaattttgaacacctcgcccgcttagcaacttccgctgctgactgtacaaaattTGCCTGTTTTTAATTCAAACATTATAACAACACAAAAGAAattctactttatttggtttattGATAGGTTCAATTCAGATTGAAAAGGAGTGTACATTCTAATGCACATTGAGCTTTACAAGGTTAATAGAAATTTGCCATTAATTATGACAtggccacactttgtcattccAATGCCATCTGGCATTCAGCTGTGTGAACTGTCAGATTATAGAGCGGGCCATCTAAAATTGTACCAGTTTCCTCACAACATTTGCAAATTTAAGAAGAAAAGATAAGGTCATGATATGTCAGGTATCTGGTACCAGAATATTTGTAGTTTTGAGCATGCTTTTTGGAAGGTTTTGGTATAATCAATCTTAACATAAGTATGCACTTTCCTATACAGGTAATGTGGCAACAAGGGTATTGCAAATTAAAGAAATGTGCTACATTGTAGTGATGTGTCATCAAATACCTAGTACTTCTGGTAAATACTTCTAAGTAAGAAATGACTTCGGCATTAAATTATTCCTGGTTAATAAATATGCAGAGTAGATACAAGGAATGTAGTACAATGTATTTTAAATACCCAACATTAAGTAAATTGCTTACTTAACATGGTGTGGATTTTATGATCGAAACAAAGAGTATTGTACCACCTACATAATGATATTAATGATACAGAGCTCGGTTCATCCTacttttatttagaaaaatggtgtaaTTAATAATAAGGAAAAGACAACAGTAATAAAAGGAATACGTGATACACACTGTAACAGGGGAATCCACTCGCTGGACGTTGCTTTCTTCTACTAGTATTTCGCGCGCCTTTGCGCAAAGGGCTTTAACCTCGGCTTCCATTATTATCTCGCAGCGCTTAAGCTGCTCGATTTGGCGGTCGAGATCACTAGTATCAGACATTGTAGTAAATAAATCGCAAGGACAAACctgcaacaaaaaaaaataagttgtaCAGAAATGACTGATAAGTTGCTTAAAGAAAATGTAACCATCAAGCTTCAACAAATATGCATTTAGTAGAGCGTTTAGCAAGAgtgaaaataaatgtatttacttACAAGTAAGCAACTATTCTTCAATATAAAACGTTAAATTCTACAAACAATCACAATCCGCCATTACAAACACGTTACAGCAGCCCACAGCCCACAGATAAGATGAAGCATATTGAAACGATTTATTCGTTCGGAAACACGACATACGACACggaattatttttattgcaaaCGTAATTTTCATGTAAAACTTTTCCATTTGTATGCCATATTTCgtataaaaatataagttttgtataattttactattatataaatttttatacaaatacatattcaTATGACGTCACTTTTCAAGGACAGAAGGATCACTGTTGTGTGTACTATGACTACTATGTAGTTCAAATAATAATATCGGTCAGTCGTGTAAGCGCCGCTTTCTAGGGTTGTTTTTGCGCGTCTGTGTCCTGCGTATCGATTGTAGTATTTGTGTTTTGTTTATCGTGTGGTGGTTGTGGTGCGTGAATAGTGTCAGTGCTTTcggtttattttttaaaaataaatacataaaaacaaCATGGGAAACATCCACACTGTCGGTCCGAATGAGGCGCTTATAGTTTCAGGTATGTACCAAAAATCAACATTATCATTTTTTTGACAGAAGTAATTGCTTGTGTGCCGAAATTAAACATGCTAATGTGATTCGTATTGTGCATATGAATGAGGTACTGATAATGTTTTCTAGACCGAAATTTATTCATGATCACTGCTATTTCTCGTTAAGTATGGTACTTGCAGatattgtatattttaatctCATCCGGCAACAGACATCGTAAAAACCTATGAAACTTGGTAGATCACGAaggaaatattattaaaaaatgtttttcctgTTCCAGTCTTATTTAACGCCTTATGATGATTTTTATAGTCGTGAGACTTGTAGGTATAATagaatacatacctatatacctacagtactagcgacccgctccggcttcgcacgggttacacaaaaccctaacaaattatacctacacctagatcttcttcaagaatcactctattgatacgtgaaaaccgcatgaaaattcattcagtagttttgagtttatcgcgaacatacatacacacacacacacacacagacgaGGCGGGGGACGGTACctgttaggtaggtacagtcaactgtaataATATGGCttcacaaatcatctcaaaaatatgtcctatagcttttatgtcagcgaattaagaactatgggacatatttttgaataagttgggtacacccatatttttacagttgactgtacattacTGGGAGAAAAACTATATTTATCGGAcgactaatttattttattcatccGATAATCGGACTAGGTACTAGACTAGCTAGACTAGAGGCAGctaataatacctacctaccaaaaTCTATTTCTGTCTGAGAATTTTGAGACCGGTGCAGTGTAAACACACTAAACACAGTGTTAATCTTTTTTTAATCTACGCTTACGTGAATTTTGAATTGTACCTACTCCCATGCCTACAAAACCTTGATACATGattttacataattacataccTAAATGGGTTCTCGCGAAAATAGTACTCAAGTATTTTATATTCCCGACATAATCATTTCGGTAAAGTCGGGCCAAGCTGTCATCGTTAATGTAAAATTtccatgaaaatatgacgtttacaaAATAATGACCATTCCTCACTGTTCAGTTCGGGTCGGTGTAAAGTTAGCTTAAATAGACGGACTCTACCTTCCTTCACTTCTCCATTCTCCGAAATCTCTACCAGGGAttttgcgaatattcgcatccgcatccacaaccgcggaacttccgcattattttcaacatccgcatatgcatccgcataaaatcgatgcggagcttatgcggatgcggatgtcgaacaagtcggtacaggaacgtcttagcggtggcgtaagtgctaggtaatttcgtcactATTTTCGTCAtccgtctagatccagaaaagtcgacCAAGTAACtgattattaaatataacgcacctatattcttgctcaaatactaaacgtttcgtttttttcaataaaaattactaaaattttatatttgacgttatttaagtacctaatcttgacatccgcatccgcggatgtgagcctttaaatatccgcatccgcatccgcggatgtcaaaaaatctgcatccgcaacatccctgatctCTACAGTAGCACTAGGTACTGCTAATAACCAGAGGTCGGCGAAGGTGAGCTATTTGCCTTATGACATGTCAAATTATAAGGTAAATTGCTGACCCTCGCCGACCTCTGCTAATAACATTAAGAATAGAAATAGTAACGATTTATGTTAGGTTAGTAGGCCCTAGTAGATAAGCCGATTTTACGAGGGATTTCGTCACCGGATTCCCCAGACAGACACGCCCGACCCGACAGACTGGGCAAGGTCGGATCAATTAATTGAGTGGCCgagatatatacatatatagcaTATAAGTACTATAGCTACGTCAATCGTCGTATTTTAGACAGCACGTGCATATCCTTTAGTTACACTTCTGTAACATAGTGGTAACATACCATATTTCCCTACCTATAGTCGATTATATGTCGATTCTTGACGCGAAGTTTGATTTTGTTaccattttttttgctttaatcAACAGATTCACGACAAACGTATTTGCccgttataggtacctacctaaagccTCACGTGCAAGTACCATAAATTATATACTTACTCAACATTGCCTAGCATGTGAAACATTGTCTAGAGTTCTATACTCTTgttttaaaaatacctacagTGATTCACTACCAAACCGTTGTTTATCTAATGCCTATTAGAGGCAACTATCATCTATTATCAAGAATTAAATACCTACCGACAACTTTTCTGTAGAGAAGCACTGCTATTTGAGCTAGTTTACCAACGTAAACTAGAGCACCCTCATATTCTACTCATTCTACTGTTATCATTATCACCTTTTTACccagatcccacatatatgcaTTCTAAGGAATATGTTGTTTTCTTTTAGTTATTCGTATAgccggagagctagccacggcaataggtatgcaatttatagagcaacgaaatccctctagttagtatgccatagtatcattattaattaatccgggcgcctggcagctgtctagcggtgggtgtgggagtggatgggcaaccaagtggttgtaaaatcaattgaaggtgtgcaatttatagagctctgtgtttggtgtgatataggaagatcacgagcaaattgcacctgactcacaatctatgcgtaaagcaattgtgagtacctacttcctgcaggcgcacaaatgattgtgtattttcatcacctggcactacttttcccccaaataaaacgcctggcattgttatatttgaattaaatacatatgtaattagctattatatcgcACCAAACACAgggctctataaattgcacaccttcaattgattttacaaccactttgttgcccatccacccccacacccaccgctaaacagctgccaggcgcccggattaattaataatgatagtatggcatactaactagagggatttctctataaattgcatacctattgccgtggctagctcttagaccagtAGTGTTATCGTTAAAAAGCGAATCACACTACCCAATTTTAAGGGACATTTTCGTgaacttaggcccacttgcaccattccactaacccggggttacccggttaaacctggcgttaccatggataccaatacaatttgacattaggttaacggtttaaccgcttaatcccgggttatagtggaatggtgcaagtgcgCCTTAGTGTAGTGCAATATTAGGTACTAATAAGGATTCAAAAGTAGTTAGGGACAGGCAGGGTTCTCTGGTAAATTGGTTCCAATCGAGAGATGCCTAGTAGTAGCTTCTCGGTAACTACCTGCTTGTGTTGTGTAGCTGCGACAGTGATTTGCTACTTTGCTGCCTCATTTTGTTAAGGCGTATCGTATTATGTTACTTTATATGTCTTTTTTGAAGGTAAATattagggatttaaaaactaggCCTTATGTACATATATTGGCTTGCGTTATCGCTAATATATAACGTTATTGAAACAACCAAGTCAAATAAAACATGTCATCAGCGGCCTAATATTTTAATCTCCACGTATTTTTAATCATATCTGCCGCCTTTTCACCAATCATAATTGCCGGAGCGTTTGTGTGGGCCGCTATAGTCCTCGGGATAACACTGCTGTCCACCACGCGCAACCTGGCCACACCGTACACTTTCAGCTCCGGGTCCACCACAGCGTCAGGATCTGAAGATGGACCCATCCGACACGTAGAAATCTGATGATGTAGAGTAGCAGTCACCGTCCTCACCGCACACTCCCAGTAACTATCACTGTTAAATTTATGCTGTCTACAATTCGGAAATCTCTTACTGTGCAACGTTGCACCATATTTCTGGAAAAACGGCGTATCAACCATTTTCTGAATGTATCTTATCGCTGCCACCATCGTATCTACGTCTTGCTGATGCGTCAAGTAATTGCCATACAGTTTCGCATCGTCAAAGGGATTCCTTGACCCTAATAGCATATTGCCTTTAGATTTAGGATGCAGAAGCATAAATAGCACAGTGAAGCTCTCGACATCTTCAATTTGTTTGTAAACTGAATTGTACAGCCAATCAGCTAAGCGAATACCTTTGGCCACCACGTGGCCCTCATCAGACGCTAAAGAGGCACAGGAACTGATCAGTTCAATATCTGGAGTGTCAGCAGGTCCATCAGAAACATTGGTTCTTATATATCCAAGGGTTTCCACTCCTGCTAATGAGGAAAAAGGACCATCTCCGTATTGCATATATTGAAATGTATTTTCAAGTGTAGCTACTTTTCTTTCTACTAAAGTCAGTCTAGTTGAATTCAGCTTAAACGCTAGCGCTGGGAAGGAAATGTGATCGTATAAAGTTTGTCCTACTGGAAGATTTTGTATGACGGGTATTCCTACTGATTCGAGGTTCTGCCTGGGTCCGATGCCGGAAAGCATGAGTAGATGTGGTGACTCGATCGGTCCGGCTGATAAGATGACTTCCTTTTTAGCGCGTATTTCATACATTTGGCCATTGCGAACGAACTGAACGCCGATTGCAGTTTTTGTAGTAGGATCTATTAATACTTTGGTTGCTCGAGTGCTAGTTAGGATGTGcaggttttttctttttttgtgatCGTGCAGGAAGGCCTTGGCGCTGCTGTGCCGGCGTCCGCGGGACAGCGTTGCCTGGATGTAGCTGAAGCCGAATCCGTCAGGACTGTTGTAATCGGTCCGTCGATTGCCCAACAGTTTAGCAGCGTCCAAAAATGCTTTAGACAATTTTGACCTGGAAAATAGACGTAGGATTATTCTGGGGTAGTGTAATTAGGTGTTATCAATGTTATGCATTAAGTTTTAGGGAACATCAATAAACCCAGAAAAACATCGTCTGTTTTACACATTTCGACTGATAGCTGTTGAAGTTTgatagtaggtacagtcaaggtcAAAAGTTATCGATGCGgcataattacaaaatatacagTATCTTTCTCCTTGATTGTAAGTACGACTGGGATGTAAAACTATATTTATAGATTTTTCGAAAGATATTCATTGTTATTGAAGTGAATACGCCTTATTTGATTATCTGTCCCTTAATACCCTtaaattgtaattaaaaatgaatttGACAATACAGTTACGAGTAGATAGAGATTttacgtaaaaaaaaatttgtaaccgtatctttaaacaatatttacgTAGTATACAGGTACCTACACGTACCTAAACGGTACGTCCTCAACCGATAACTCGCCATTCCTCCCGTGCCAGGGCGAATCCTTCAACCCCTTTAGGTTGGCCCTTTCTGACTTCATGTAGTACGGCAAAACGTCGTCATATGACCTGAAAATTGTATAACTCATGTTTAATATGTTTTACAAG
The window above is part of the Cydia splendana chromosome 19, ilCydSple1.2, whole genome shotgun sequence genome. Proteins encoded here:
- the LOC134800232 gene encoding serine/threonine-protein phosphatase 4 catalytic subunit, translated to MSDTSDLDRQIEQLKRCEIIMEAEVKALCAKAREILVEESNVQRVDSPVTVCGDIHGQFYDLKELFKVGGDVPETNYLFMGDFVDRGFYSVETFLLLLALKVRYPDRITLIRGNHESRQITQVYGFYDECLRKYGSITVWRYCTEIFDYLSLSAIIDGRIFCVHGGLSPSIQTLDQIRTIDRKQEVPHDGPMCDLLWSDPEDTQGWGVSPRGAGYLFGSDVVAQFNVSNDIDMICRAHQLVMEGYKWHFNETVLTVWSAPNYCYRCGNVAAILELNENLQREFTIFEAAPQESRGVPSKKPQADYFL
- the LOC134799984 gene encoding glucose dehydrogenase [FAD, quinone]-like — its product is MAALKHIILLYAFLITSTNSDDIEETLFNEDYAVPKPCDEPYCYSREKRVADYPERIRSRVVEAMLNTSMFPLNPAEPDIFGILRDQYELPKGFKGPLAEYDFIIIGAGSAGSVLASRLSEGRRASVLLIEAGRGESMMTDTPILAPLFQQTDYVWPYLMEHQPGVCMGFVEGRCFWPRGKAVGGTSVVNYMIYTRGLKGDWDRIAADGNYGWSYDDVLPYYMKSERANLKGLKDSPWHGRNGELSVEDVPFRSKLSKAFLDAAKLLGNRRTDYNSPDGFGFSYIQATLSRGRRHSSAKAFLHDHKKRKNLHILTSTRATKVLIDPTTKTAIGVQFVRNGQMYEIRAKKEVILSAGPIESPHLLMLSGIGPRQNLESVGIPVIQNLPVGQTLYDHISFPALAFKLNSTRLTLVERKVATLENTFQYMQYGDGPFSSLAGVETLGYIRTNVSDGPADTPDIELISSCASLASDEGHVVAKGIRLADWLYNSVYKQIEDVESFTVLFMLLHPKSKGNMLLGSRNPFDDAKLYGNYLTHQQDVDTMVAAIRYIQKMVDTPFFQKYGATLHSKRFPNCRQHKFNSDSYWECAVRTVTATLHHQISTCRMGPSSDPDAVVDPELKVYGVARLRVVDSSVIPRTIAAHTNAPAIMIGEKAADMIKNTWRLKY